A window of Zingiber officinale cultivar Zhangliang chromosome 5A, Zo_v1.1, whole genome shotgun sequence contains these coding sequences:
- the LOC121980770 gene encoding cell division cycle protein 48 homolog — MANPGEASSSDPKGKKDYSTAILEKKKAPNRLIVDEATNDDNSVVSMHPDTMEKLQLFRGDTILLKGKKRRDTICIALADDTCDEPKIRMNKVVRSNLRVRLGDVVSVHQCQDVKYGKRVHILPIDDTIEGVTGNLFDAYLKPYFLEAYRPVRKGDLFLVRGGMRSVEFKVIETDPAEYCIVAPDTEIFCEGEPVKREDEDRLDEVGYDDVGGVRKQMAQIRELVELPLRHPQLFKSIGVKPPKGILLYGPPGSGKTLIARAVANETGAFFFCINGPEIMSKLAGESESNLRKAFEEAEKNAPSIIFIDELDSIAPKREKTHGEVERRIVSQLLTLMDGLKSRAHVMVIGATNRPNSIDPALRRFGRFDREIDIGVPDEVGRLEVLRIHTKNMKLSDDVDLERIAKDTHGYVGADLAALCTEAALQCIREKMDIIDLEDESIDAEILNSMAVTNEHFKTALGSSNPSALRETVVEVPNVSWDDIGGLENVKRELQETVQYPVEHPEKFEKFGMSPSKGVLFYGPPGCGKTLLAKAIANECQANFISVKGPELLTMWFGESEANVREIFDKARQSAPCVLFFDELDSIATQRGSSVGDAGGAADRVLNQLLTEMDGMNAKKTVFIIGATNRPDIIDPALLRPGRLDQLIYIPLPDEASRYQIFKACLRKSPVAKDVELRALAKYTQGFSGADITEICQRACKYAIRENIEKDIEREKRKSENPEAMEEDDEADDIAEIKAVHFEESMKFARRSVSDADIRKYQAFAQTLQQSRGLGSEFRFADRSEATPGADPFATPTVDADDDDLYS, encoded by the exons ATGGCGAACCCGGGCGAGGCCTCCTCTTCCGATCC AAAGGGGAAGAAGGATTACAGCACGGCGATCCTCGAGAAGAAGAAGGCGCCGAACCGTTTGATTGTGGATGAAGCTACAAATGACGACAATTCGGTTGTTTCGATGCATCCCGACACGATGGAGAAGCTGCAGCTGTTTCGTGGCGATACCATACTCTTGAAG GGGAAGAAAAGAAGGGATACAATCTGTATTGCTCTAGCTGATGATACATGCGATGAACCAAAGATCAGGATGAACAAGGTTGTCAGATCAAATCTCAGGGTGAGGCTTGGTGACGTTGTATCTGTTCATCAATGCCAAGATGTCAAGTATGGAAAGCGTGTCCACATACTTCCTATTGATGACACAATTGAAGGAGTTACAGGAAACTTGTTTGATGCATATTTGAAAC CTTATTTTCTAGAAGCCTATCGTCCTGTTAGAAAAGGGGATCTTTTCCTCGTCAGAGGGGGTATGAGGAGTGTTGAGTTTAAGGTTATAGAAACTGATCCTGCTGAGTACTGTATTGTCGCTCCTGATACTGAGATTTTCTGTGAGGGGGAGCCTGTAAAAAGAGAAGACGAAGACAGGCTTGATGAGGTAGGTTATGATGATGTTGGAGGAGTTAGGAAACAAATGGCTCAAATAAGAGAGCTAGTAGAGCTTCCTCTAAGACATCCTCAATTATTTAAATCTATTGGCGTCAAGCCGCCAAAAGGTATTTTGTTGTATGGACCACCTGGTTCAGGTAAGACTTTAATAGCAAGAGCAGTTGCAAATGAGACGGGAGCCTTTTTCTTTTGCATCAATGGCCCAGAGATCATGTCAAAGCTAGCTGGTGAGAGTGAGAGTAATTTGAGGAAGGCTTTCGAAGAAGCAGAGAAAAATGCACCCTCAATTATCTTTATTGATGAGCTTGATTCCATTGCTCCCAAGAGAGAAAAAACTCATGGGGAAGTTGAAAGGCGTATAGTTTCTCAACTATTAACACTGATGGATGGGTTGAAGTCACGTGCTCATGTAATGGTCATTGGAGCTACCAACAGGCCGAACAGTATTGATCCAGCTCTTAGACGATTCGGTAGGTTTGACAGAGAAATTGACATTGGTGTCCCTGATGAGGTTGGACGATTGGAGGTTCTTCGCATCCATACTAAGAACATGAAGCTATCTGATGAT GTTGATTTGGAAAGGATTGCTAAGGACACACATGGCTATGTTGGGGCTGACCTTGCTGCTTTATGCACTGAAGCTGCTCTCCAGTGTATCCGGGAAAAGATGGACATAATTGATCTAGAAGATGAATCAATTGATGCAGAGATTCTCAACTCTATGGCTGTTACAAATGAACATTTTAAGACTGCTTTGGGATCTAGTAACCCATCTGCTCTCCGTGAAACT GTCGTCGAAGTACCAAATGTCAGCTGGGATGATATTGGTGGGCTGGAAAATGTCAAGAGGGAGCTGCAAGAG ACTGTCCAATATCCAGTTGAGCATCCTGAGAAGTTTGAGAAGTTTGGAATGTCTCCTTCCAAGGGAGTTTTGTTTTATGGTCCACCGGGATGTGGTAAAACATTGCTAGCTAAGGCCATTGCTAATGAATGCCAAGCTAATTTCATTAGTGTGAAGGGTCCTGAATTGCTGACCATGTGGTTTGGTGAAAGCGAAGCAAATGTGCGTGAAATATTTGATAAGGCTCGCCAATCTGCACCATGTGTGCTCTTTTTTGATGAACTTGACTCCATTGCGACTCAG AGAGGCAGCAGTGTCGGTGATGCAGGAGGTGCTGCTGATAGGGTTCTTAATCAGCTACTGACAGAGATGGATGGCATGAATGCCAAGAAAACTGTATTCATTATCGGGGCAACCAACAGACCAGATATCATAGATCCTGCTCTGCTTAGGCCTGGCCGGTTGGACCAGTTGATTTATATTCCTTTACCAGATGAGGCCTCTCGGTACCAAATTTTTAAAGCTTGCCTAAGAAAATCTCCAGTGGCAAAAGATGTTGAGCTGAGGGCTCTTGCGAAGTACACTCAGGGATTTAGTGGTGCGGACATCACAGAAATTTGTCAGCGGGCATGCAAGTATGCCATTAGAGAAAACATTGAAAAG GACATTGAAAGAGAAAAGAGGAAGAGTGAAAATCCTGAAGCCATGGAGGAAGACGATGAGGCTGATGACATAGCAGAGATCAAAGCCGTTCATTTTGAAGAGTCAATGAAGTTTGCCCGCAGGAGTGTCAGCGACGCTGACATTCGCAAGTACCAAGCATTTGCTCAAACTTTGCAGCAGTCACGGGGTCTTGGCAGTGAGTTCCGTTTTGCCGATCGTTCTGAAGCTACACCTGGAGCAGACCCTTTTGCAACCCCAACTGTCGATGCTGATGATGATGATTTATATAGTTAG